In a genomic window of Methanosarcina horonobensis HB-1 = JCM 15518:
- the sepS gene encoding O-phosphoserine--tRNA ligase, with product MRFDPEKVKKDAKENFDLAWNEGKKMVKIPTLNERYPRTNLRYGKAHPVYDTIQRLREAYLRMGFEEMMNPLIVDEKEVHKQFGSEALAVLDRCFYLAGLPRPNVGISDERIAQITEILGDIGEEGIDKIRKVLHAYKKGKVEGDDLVPEISSSLGVSDALVADMIDRVFPEFKELVPQASTKTLRSHMTSGWFISLGALLEREEPPFNFFSIDRCFRREQQEDASRLMTYYSASCVIMDEDVTVDHGKAVAEGLLSQFGFEKFLFRPDEKRSKYYVPDTQTEVFAFHPKLVGSNSKYSDGWIEVATFGIYSPTALSEYDISYPVMNLGLGVERLAMILHDAPDVRSLTYPQIPQYSGWEMPDSELAKQVFVDRMPETPEGQEIASAVVAQCELYGEEPSPCEFPAWEGEVCGKNVKVSVIEPEENTKLCGPAAFNEVVAYQGDILGIPNNKKWQKAFENHSARAGIRFIEAFAAQAAREIEEAAMSGADEHIVRVRIVKVPSEVNLKIGPTAQRYITGKNKKIDIRGPIFTSVKAKFE from the coding sequence ATGAGATTTGATCCAGAGAAAGTAAAAAAAGATGCAAAAGAAAACTTTGACCTTGCCTGGAACGAAGGCAAAAAGATGGTCAAAATACCTACCCTTAACGAGCGCTACCCGAGAACAAATCTGAGATATGGGAAGGCTCATCCTGTTTATGATACAATCCAGAGACTGAGAGAAGCCTATCTGCGTATGGGTTTTGAAGAAATGATGAACCCCCTTATAGTTGATGAAAAAGAGGTCCATAAGCAGTTCGGAAGCGAAGCCCTCGCAGTCCTTGACCGCTGTTTCTACCTTGCAGGCCTTCCCAGGCCCAATGTGGGCATTTCTGACGAACGCATTGCACAGATAACAGAAATCCTGGGCGACATAGGAGAAGAAGGCATAGACAAAATCAGGAAAGTCCTTCACGCTTACAAAAAAGGAAAAGTTGAAGGAGATGACCTGGTTCCTGAAATTTCGTCATCCCTTGGAGTTTCGGATGCTCTTGTAGCTGACATGATTGATAGGGTTTTTCCTGAGTTCAAAGAGCTTGTCCCTCAGGCAAGCACAAAAACTCTACGCAGTCACATGACTAGCGGCTGGTTCATTTCCCTTGGAGCCCTCCTTGAGAGAGAAGAGCCTCCTTTCAATTTCTTCTCAATAGACCGCTGTTTCAGGCGCGAGCAGCAAGAAGACGCTTCAAGACTTATGACCTATTATTCAGCTTCCTGCGTGATTATGGACGAGGATGTAACTGTTGACCATGGAAAAGCAGTTGCTGAGGGACTTCTTTCTCAGTTCGGGTTCGAAAAGTTCCTTTTCAGACCAGACGAGAAGCGCAGCAAATACTATGTGCCTGACACCCAGACCGAGGTCTTTGCTTTCCATCCGAAGCTGGTAGGATCCAATTCAAAGTACTCGGACGGCTGGATAGAAGTTGCAACTTTTGGCATCTACTCCCCAACCGCCCTTTCAGAATATGACATTTCTTATCCTGTAATGAACCTCGGGCTTGGGGTCGAGAGGCTTGCAATGATCCTGCACGATGCCCCCGACGTCCGCTCCCTGACTTACCCGCAGATCCCGCAGTATAGTGGATGGGAAATGCCGGACAGTGAACTTGCAAAGCAGGTTTTCGTAGACAGAATGCCTGAGACTCCAGAAGGACAGGAGATTGCATCTGCTGTGGTTGCCCAGTGCGAACTCTACGGAGAGGAGCCAAGCCCCTGCGAGTTCCCCGCATGGGAAGGAGAGGTTTGCGGGAAAAATGTCAAGGTTTCCGTAATCGAGCCAGAAGAGAATACAAAGCTCTGCGGACCCGCTGCTTTCAATGAAGTGGTTGCCTATCAAGGAGACATACTGGGAATACCGAACAATAAGAAATGGCAGAAAGCTTTTGAAAACCACTCTGCAAGGGCGGGCATCCGCTTCATAGAGGCTTTTGCAGCCCAGGCTGCCAGGGAAATTGAAGAAGCTGCAATGTCAGGAGCAGATGAGCATATTGTCAGAGTCAGGATTGTCAAAGTCCCCTCTGAGGTCAACCTTAAGATAGGTCCTACTGCCCAGAGGTACATCACAGGCAAAAATAAAAAGATAGATATCAGGGGCCCAATCTTCACCTCGGTAAAAGCTAAGTTTGAGTGA
- a CDS encoding DUF169 domain-containing protein yields the protein MPLLRYPKLKRLMETGEPVCITFEIEGSTEEELREAVAFQKAVSFNGTAPEGEVVLKGRKEFPEKSGFLFCELVQKARMGERFRISGQSCSPGDYILRLSEKSPAEYYLRSGRYRNTQAAEKAALSLPRLKRKFYSIVIEPLSLNKNSFDVLILFLKPARAMRIVQANAYSVGKRTLIDTMGAASICGDCTVLALENGMGLSFGCKGSRKHSGYKDFEVPLGIAFEKIDEIEEGLSKLPETEK from the coding sequence GTGCCGCTTTTGAGGTATCCGAAACTTAAGAGATTGATGGAAACCGGAGAGCCTGTGTGTATAACCTTTGAGATAGAAGGGAGCACAGAAGAAGAACTCAGGGAAGCAGTGGCATTCCAGAAAGCAGTATCATTCAACGGAACAGCTCCCGAAGGGGAAGTAGTCCTGAAAGGAAGGAAAGAATTTCCCGAGAAATCAGGCTTCCTTTTTTGCGAACTTGTGCAAAAAGCCCGTATGGGAGAGAGGTTCCGGATTTCAGGGCAGAGCTGCTCTCCCGGAGACTATATCCTGAGGCTTTCTGAAAAGAGCCCTGCCGAATATTATCTCAGGTCCGGCAGGTACAGGAATACACAGGCTGCAGAAAAAGCAGCCCTATCCCTTCCAAGATTAAAGAGAAAATTTTACTCGATAGTTATTGAGCCTCTCTCCCTTAATAAGAATAGTTTTGATGTACTGATCCTTTTCCTTAAACCCGCAAGAGCCATGAGAATTGTCCAGGCAAACGCCTATTCAGTAGGAAAAAGGACGTTAATTGATACGATGGGTGCAGCTTCAATCTGTGGAGACTGTACCGTACTGGCTCTTGAAAACGGAATGGGTTTATCCTTCGGGTGTAAAGGGTCAAGAAAACACAGCGGATATAAAGATTTTGAGGTTCCTCTTGGGATTGCTTTTGAAAAAATAGACGAAATAGAGGAAGGGCTTTCAAAGCTCCCCGAAACAGAAAAATAA
- a CDS encoding DnaJ domain-containing protein, whose protein sequence is MDYYQLFDIPRSASSEEIEDRYHYFAKKYHPDRAKSPDAHEKFIKIKEAYETLKDPQKRKAYDMSLPPEEKVTEISVASDNSSIQGPSQDSQAPEMPDMPSGSKSPFRTTTISYVSFKSSNDPLSTCQSTSSSESPAVDWSKYVFSGKSKDSETDDSSGESGRKNADWSSVKVRYEGLAEEVDDSKRKKSSSMSSFLLKSIIYALVLILLLATVAVVSPEQLEAIGLESIVNVLN, encoded by the coding sequence GTGGACTATTATCAGTTATTCGACATTCCCAGAAGTGCGAGTTCTGAGGAAATCGAAGATAGGTATCATTATTTTGCAAAAAAATATCATCCGGACAGAGCCAAGTCCCCTGATGCCCACGAAAAATTCATAAAAATCAAAGAGGCTTACGAAACCCTCAAAGATCCTCAAAAAAGAAAGGCATATGATATGTCTCTGCCTCCAGAGGAAAAGGTAACGGAAATATCTGTCGCTTCTGATAATTCAAGTATTCAGGGGCCTTCCCAGGACTCTCAGGCTCCGGAAATGCCTGATATGCCGTCGGGTTCCAAATCTCCTTTCAGAACGACCACGATATCTTATGTTTCGTTCAAATCCAGCAATGATCCTCTAAGTACCTGTCAATCAACTTCATCTTCAGAGTCTCCAGCTGTTGACTGGTCAAAATACGTTTTCTCCGGAAAAAGCAAAGATTCTGAGACTGATGACTCTTCAGGTGAGTCAGGCAGGAAAAATGCCGACTGGTCAAGTGTAAAAGTCAGGTATGAAGGGCTGGCAGAAGAAGTTGATGACAGTAAACGCAAAAAAAGCTCTTCAATGAGTTCCTTTTTACTGAAGAGCATTATCTACGCTCTTGTCTTGATCTTACTTCTGGCAACCGTTGCAGTAGTTTCTCCTGAACAACTGGAGGCTATCGGGCTGGAAAGTATAGTAAATGTCCTCAACTAA
- the dnaK gene encoding molecular chaperone DnaK — MANIRGKVLGIDLGTTNSCMAIIELGEPKVITNSEGKRTTPSVVGFSKKNELLVGDLAKRQMVSNPENTVHSIKRHMGKPDYRVPLNNEKFTPHGVSAKILQKLKHDAEKYLGDAVEKAVITVPAYFNDSQRFATKKAGELAGLEVLRVINEPTAAALAYGLRDGIDNRKILVYDLGGGTFDVSILKIKGGIFEVLATSGDTELGGDDFDRRIVEHLLARFQEAEGKDLSGIPQAMQRIREAAERCKIDLSTLTTANVNLPYVFENKNLDIDITREQFDAMTEDLVKKTISIMEKTLQDGKLPPAEIDEVIFVGGSTRIPAVVRAVEEFMGKKALQNINPDEVVAMGAAVQAGILGNDYLKSPKEELDAGNVVLLDVTSLTLGFETIGDLMAPIIPRNTTIPTRNSKTFTTHYDNQKVVRGKILQGEERVASKNVTLGTLVLDNIPPAPKGIPRIEVTFDIDANGIIHATAKDLGTGIMRSVTIERPEGLND; from the coding sequence ATGGCAAATATCAGAGGAAAAGTACTGGGAATCGACCTGGGAACCACTAATTCTTGTATGGCGATAATTGAACTTGGTGAGCCCAAGGTCATTACCAATTCCGAAGGAAAAAGGACTACGCCTTCAGTTGTGGGTTTTTCAAAAAAGAATGAGTTACTCGTAGGAGATCTTGCCAAAAGGCAGATGGTTTCTAACCCCGAGAATACCGTTCATTCCATCAAGAGACACATGGGGAAACCCGATTACAGGGTACCACTGAACAATGAGAAATTTACTCCTCACGGAGTTTCCGCAAAGATCCTTCAAAAACTAAAACACGATGCGGAGAAATATTTAGGGGATGCCGTTGAAAAAGCGGTAATAACCGTTCCTGCTTACTTTAACGATTCTCAACGCTTTGCAACAAAAAAAGCAGGTGAACTTGCAGGGCTCGAAGTTCTCAGAGTTATAAACGAACCTACTGCAGCCGCGCTTGCTTATGGTCTGAGGGATGGGATTGATAACCGGAAAATTCTGGTTTATGACCTTGGAGGCGGGACTTTTGATGTCTCCATTCTTAAAATTAAAGGCGGGATCTTCGAAGTGCTCGCTACAAGCGGGGATACCGAACTTGGTGGTGACGATTTCGACAGACGGATCGTTGAACACTTACTTGCCAGGTTCCAGGAAGCTGAGGGTAAAGACCTCTCGGGTATACCTCAGGCAATGCAGCGCATTAGAGAGGCTGCAGAGCGCTGCAAGATTGACCTGTCGACTCTCACAACCGCAAATGTTAATCTGCCCTATGTTTTTGAAAACAAAAACCTGGACATCGATATAACAAGAGAACAGTTCGACGCAATGACTGAAGACCTTGTTAAAAAAACTATCTCAATTATGGAGAAAACCCTGCAGGACGGGAAGCTTCCCCCTGCAGAAATTGATGAAGTCATTTTCGTGGGTGGATCTACCAGGATACCTGCTGTCGTGAGAGCTGTAGAAGAGTTTATGGGAAAAAAAGCTCTTCAGAACATTAATCCTGATGAAGTGGTTGCAATGGGAGCTGCTGTTCAGGCTGGCATTCTCGGAAACGATTACCTTAAATCTCCAAAGGAAGAACTTGACGCAGGTAACGTTGTACTTCTTGATGTAACTTCCCTTACTCTCGGGTTTGAAACCATAGGGGATCTCATGGCACCGATAATTCCAAGGAACACGACAATTCCCACAAGAAACAGTAAAACCTTTACCACACATTACGATAACCAGAAGGTCGTAAGAGGCAAAATCCTTCAGGGGGAGGAAAGGGTTGCATCTAAAAATGTTACTTTAGGAACGCTTGTTCTCGATAATATTCCACCTGCTCCAAAAGGAATTCCACGGATAGAGGTTACTTTCGATATTGATGCTAACGGAATAATACATGCTACAGCTAAAGACCTCGGAACCGGAATTATGAGAAGCGTTACTATAGAAAGGCCCGAGGGCCTCAATGACTAA
- the thsA gene encoding thermosome subunit alpha codes for MAGQPIFILKEGSKRTRGRDAQSNNIMAAKAVAEAVRTTLGPKGMDKMLVDSMGDVVITNDGATILKEMDIEHPAAKMVVEVSKTQDDEVGDGTTSAAVVAGELLKKAEDLIEQEVHPTIIASGYRLAAEKAVEVLNSLAMNVDMSNRNLLVSIAETAMTGKGAEASKRLLSEISVDAVTSVVDTNGKMTVDKENISVVKKVGGRTEDSELIPGMIIDKERVHTNMPEKVKDAKIALLNTAIELKDTEVDAEISITSPDQLQSFLDQEEQMLKKIVQKVINSGANVVFCQKGVEDLAQHYLAKAGIFAVRRVKKSDMEKLARATGGKLITNLDEITPEDLGFARLVEEKKVGGDSMTFVTGCDNPKAVTILLRGGTEHVVDSIDSALEDALRVVGVAIEDEKLVAGGGSPEVEVALRLQEYAATLEGREQLAVKAYAEALEVIPRTLAENAGLDPIDMLMELRSQHEKGMKTAGLNVYEGKVVDMWENFVVEPLRVKTQVINAATESAVMILRIDDIIASTRAAPSPEEMGGMPPGMGGMPGMGGMPPGMM; via the coding sequence GTGGCAGGACAGCCAATATTCATTTTAAAAGAAGGAAGTAAGCGAACCAGAGGCAGGGATGCCCAGAGCAACAACATTATGGCTGCAAAGGCAGTAGCAGAAGCAGTCAGAACCACCCTTGGTCCCAAAGGTATGGACAAGATGCTCGTGGACTCAATGGGCGATGTGGTCATTACAAACGACGGGGCAACCATTCTCAAAGAGATGGACATTGAGCACCCTGCAGCAAAGATGGTGGTAGAAGTTTCCAAGACCCAGGATGATGAAGTGGGAGATGGAACTACCAGTGCAGCCGTAGTCGCAGGTGAGCTCTTAAAGAAGGCCGAGGACTTAATCGAACAGGAAGTTCATCCGACAATTATTGCATCCGGATACAGGCTGGCAGCTGAAAAAGCTGTTGAGGTCCTTAACTCCCTGGCAATGAATGTGGATATGTCCAACAGGAACCTGCTGGTCAGCATTGCCGAAACCGCCATGACCGGAAAAGGTGCAGAAGCCTCCAAGAGACTCCTTTCCGAGATTTCCGTGGACGCTGTTACAAGTGTTGTAGACACAAACGGCAAGATGACAGTCGACAAGGAAAATATTAGCGTTGTCAAGAAAGTAGGCGGCAGGACTGAGGATTCCGAGCTTATTCCGGGCATGATCATTGACAAGGAAAGAGTTCATACAAACATGCCTGAAAAGGTCAAAGATGCAAAGATCGCACTCCTGAATACCGCAATAGAGCTCAAAGACACCGAAGTGGACGCAGAAATTTCAATAACTTCTCCTGACCAGCTCCAGTCCTTCCTTGACCAGGAAGAACAGATGCTCAAGAAGATCGTCCAGAAGGTAATCAACAGCGGTGCAAACGTAGTTTTCTGCCAGAAGGGAGTTGAAGACCTTGCCCAGCACTACCTTGCAAAAGCAGGCATTTTCGCTGTCCGCAGAGTCAAGAAGAGTGACATGGAAAAACTCGCAAGAGCAACAGGCGGCAAGCTCATCACCAACCTCGACGAGATTACCCCCGAAGACCTCGGCTTTGCCAGGCTCGTTGAAGAGAAGAAGGTTGGCGGCGACAGCATGACATTTGTCACAGGCTGCGACAACCCGAAAGCTGTTACTATTTTGCTGCGCGGTGGCACAGAACATGTGGTTGACAGCATCGACAGCGCTCTTGAAGACGCCCTCCGTGTAGTAGGAGTTGCAATCGAAGACGAAAAGCTCGTTGCAGGTGGCGGCTCTCCAGAAGTTGAAGTTGCTCTCAGGCTCCAGGAATACGCAGCAACTCTTGAAGGCAGGGAACAGCTTGCAGTCAAAGCTTACGCTGAAGCTCTCGAAGTTATTCCAAGAACTCTTGCGGAAAACGCAGGTCTCGACCCGATCGACATGCTCATGGAGCTCCGCTCCCAGCACGAAAAAGGAATGAAGACCGCAGGACTTAATGTTTACGAAGGCAAGGTCGTTGACATGTGGGAGAACTTTGTAGTCGAACCCCTCAGAGTCAAGACACAGGTAATCAACGCAGCTACAGAGTCTGCAGTCATGATCCTCAGGATCGACGACATCATCGCTTCTACCCGTGCAGCTCCGAGCCCCGAAGAAATGGGTGGAATGCCACCAGGAATGGGTGGAATGCCGGGAATGGGTGGAATGCCACCAGGAATGATGTAA
- a CDS encoding ORC1-type DNA replication protein, translated as MTGNDILLWDETLFKDLSVLEPDYLPEYFPHRDSQLNALRFALKPALRGMRPLNCLLVGPPGTGKTSAVMKTFREIEAHAPGIVTVKVNCQIDSTRFAVMSRIYRQLFGISPPNSGIAFRKLFETVVNFLVSSEKVLIVALDDLNYLCCEGHANEVMYSLLRAHEQYPGAKIGVIGIVNDASDLYCLDSRVNSVFLPEEISFPRYGEAEILDILKDRVRYGFYPKVISDEVLGLVVSYVEKTGDLRVGIDLLRRSGFNAERRGSRMILSEDAEKAYEASKLLHLCRGISLLSDSEKQLLELIARADDVKAGELYKSFHELTQLGYTRFYGMVNRLQTLNYVDADFTGKGKRGRTRIIKTKYEAEDILNCLKKS; from the coding sequence TTGACAGGTAACGATATACTACTCTGGGACGAAACCTTATTTAAGGACCTTTCGGTACTTGAGCCGGATTATCTCCCGGAATACTTTCCTCACAGGGACTCGCAGTTAAATGCGCTCAGGTTTGCACTTAAACCAGCTCTGCGCGGTATGCGTCCTTTAAACTGTTTGCTGGTTGGGCCTCCGGGAACAGGAAAAACAAGTGCAGTTATGAAAACCTTTAGAGAAATCGAAGCCCATGCTCCAGGTATTGTAACTGTGAAGGTTAACTGCCAGATCGATTCAACACGTTTTGCGGTAATGTCCAGGATTTACAGACAGCTTTTTGGAATCTCCCCTCCTAATTCCGGGATTGCTTTCAGGAAACTTTTTGAAACTGTTGTAAATTTCCTGGTTTCTTCGGAGAAAGTTCTGATTGTGGCACTGGACGATCTTAATTATCTGTGCTGTGAAGGTCACGCCAATGAAGTGATGTATTCTCTTCTGAGGGCTCATGAACAATACCCGGGAGCAAAAATCGGGGTAATAGGGATCGTAAATGATGCATCTGATCTTTACTGCCTGGATTCAAGGGTTAACTCGGTTTTTCTGCCTGAAGAAATATCCTTCCCAAGGTATGGGGAGGCAGAGATCTTGGATATCCTTAAGGACAGAGTTAGGTACGGTTTTTACCCGAAAGTAATCTCTGACGAAGTGCTGGGACTTGTCGTCTCTTACGTGGAAAAGACAGGAGATCTCAGGGTTGGGATCGACCTTCTGAGACGTTCGGGTTTCAACGCCGAGCGTAGGGGAAGCCGCATGATTTTATCCGAGGATGCGGAAAAAGCCTACGAAGCTTCCAAACTTCTGCATCTGTGCAGGGGCATAAGCCTCCTTTCGGACTCTGAAAAACAACTGCTTGAACTGATAGCAAGGGCAGATGACGTCAAGGCCGGAGAACTCTACAAATCATTCCACGAACTGACACAGCTCGGATACACTCGCTTTTACGGCATGGTCAACAGGCTTCAGACACTTAACTATGTGGACGCCGACTTTACAGGCAAGGGCAAGCGAGGCAGGACGCGGATAATAAAAACAAAGTATGAAGCTGAAGACATCCTCAACTGTCTTAAAAAAAGTTGA
- a CDS encoding CYTH and CHAD domain-containing protein, producing MEIESKFLVPEETDFKALENLSKIASYTISEAHIQLNEDTFLDTENKDIMAAGYYLRVRKSSGEKGKWITIKSLGGFKAGTHRREEYVSFLPEGLSVLECPDLRIRNMIFEFTSGLNLSPFITLKQKRIIRQLKLEEKPIADLYLDRVNLKSESRKKIYNEFEVELKSGGTVDDLEAIRAFLYSHYRLVESPFSKFERACIFRENLPEKTLLDLRERAVCTQLANHKNIYGKQAKILLLLDRGSSPEELSLLLKTPAPEIEALLSRFEKQRLSIFPFTRSKEKTPEKNLIFYFQSGRGNPEKSWTEIGYEEWSADTLLKYYGISREKAENIMAGSLALFDGLSAYHGLGKKERELLGLAALLQNIGSTVSSREEKTLISREIILTHPLKGLKLNELKMLALITELQDSSKSEKNFCLALEETNNNLSPAFQNKALTLVAFLRIASILETGNQSSLPCRFRQLDGAVEIELTELDAEKIAKKAEKRSELWEYLFNTELRFIQARESLESGVTDKTKREKVEEDEEKGEEKLREKVEDRIEKRIEKKKRRETQKFTVSPEDSMAFVAHRIFAYQFSQMLAHEKGTRKGEDIEELHDMRVAVRRMRAAAIVFGEYLESEKVEPHLKGLRRTLGALGGVRDLDVFREKAEAYLKNLPPGHEHDLDPLFLTLEEEREKAREDMLDYLDSEKYSRFKKDFSEFLDFPETWTLPTSTEKHDSLPHRVKDVLPSILYARLADISAYSEWLEGPYVSIERLHRLRIAAKGLRYTLEFFESVLGKEVEGLIKDFKVLQDHLGDLHDAAVATEMLGAYLKTGAWELPGSEKVSNEKKQVTENPEGIEAYLAYREAELLTLLDTFPEAWEKVQTGEFRKEIESEIRSLYEVH from the coding sequence ATGGAAATCGAATCTAAATTTCTTGTACCTGAAGAGACAGATTTTAAAGCACTTGAAAATCTCTCCAAGATTGCTTCTTATACGATTTCTGAAGCCCATATCCAGCTAAATGAAGACACTTTTCTTGATACTGAAAATAAAGACATAATGGCTGCAGGATACTACCTGAGAGTGAGAAAATCTTCAGGGGAAAAAGGGAAATGGATCACCATCAAAAGTCTGGGAGGTTTTAAAGCAGGAACCCACAGGAGAGAAGAATACGTCAGTTTCCTGCCTGAAGGGCTTTCCGTACTCGAATGCCCCGACCTCCGGATTAGGAATATGATTTTTGAATTTACTTCAGGGCTTAACCTATCTCCGTTTATTACTCTCAAACAGAAAAGAATAATTCGCCAGTTAAAGCTTGAAGAAAAACCTATAGCTGACCTCTATCTGGACAGAGTAAACCTCAAAAGCGAGAGCAGGAAAAAAATATACAATGAATTTGAGGTTGAACTTAAAAGCGGAGGGACTGTTGATGACCTTGAGGCCATCCGAGCTTTCTTGTACAGTCATTATAGACTTGTAGAGAGTCCTTTTTCCAAATTTGAGAGAGCCTGTATTTTCAGGGAAAATCTCCCTGAAAAAACTCTTCTGGATCTGAGAGAAAGAGCTGTCTGTACACAGCTGGCGAACCACAAAAATATCTACGGGAAACAGGCTAAAATTCTGCTTTTACTTGACAGGGGCAGTAGTCCCGAAGAACTAAGCCTTCTACTCAAAACTCCAGCACCTGAGATCGAAGCCCTGCTTTCGCGGTTTGAAAAACAAAGGCTTTCTATTTTTCCTTTTACAAGATCTAAAGAAAAAACTCCTGAAAAAAATCTCATATTTTACTTCCAATCCGGAAGAGGGAATCCAGAAAAGAGCTGGACAGAAATTGGTTACGAAGAATGGTCTGCCGACACCCTCTTAAAATATTACGGGATTAGCAGAGAAAAGGCAGAAAATATAATGGCAGGATCTCTTGCTCTTTTTGACGGGCTTTCTGCTTATCACGGACTCGGAAAAAAAGAAAGAGAACTACTTGGACTTGCAGCTCTTCTGCAGAATATCGGGAGTACCGTATCCAGCAGAGAAGAAAAAACACTGATCAGCAGGGAGATTATCCTCACACATCCCCTTAAAGGCCTGAAACTTAATGAATTGAAGATGCTGGCTCTGATAACGGAACTTCAGGACTCTTCAAAAAGTGAGAAAAACTTTTGCCTTGCGCTTGAAGAGACGAATAATAATCTTTCTCCTGCTTTTCAGAACAAAGCTCTTACTCTTGTTGCTTTTCTCCGGATCGCAAGCATATTAGAAACCGGCAATCAAAGCTCTTTGCCCTGCAGGTTCAGGCAGCTTGACGGAGCCGTCGAAATAGAACTTACAGAACTTGATGCAGAAAAAATTGCAAAAAAAGCAGAAAAGAGAAGCGAACTTTGGGAATATCTCTTCAACACTGAGTTGCGATTCATTCAGGCCAGGGAATCTCTTGAATCCGGAGTCACAGATAAAACAAAGAGAGAAAAAGTAGAAGAAGATGAAGAAAAAGGAGAGGAAAAACTTCGGGAGAAAGTTGAGGACAGAATTGAAAAAAGGATAGAGAAGAAGAAAAGAAGAGAAACCCAGAAATTCACGGTCAGTCCGGAAGATTCCATGGCTTTTGTTGCGCACAGAATCTTTGCATATCAGTTCTCCCAGATGCTCGCCCATGAAAAAGGGACTCGAAAAGGAGAAGATATCGAAGAGTTGCACGATATGCGCGTCGCGGTCCGCAGAATGAGGGCAGCAGCAATAGTGTTTGGGGAATACCTTGAATCCGAAAAAGTGGAGCCTCACCTTAAAGGGCTCAGAAGAACTCTTGGTGCACTGGGCGGAGTCCGGGACCTGGATGTTTTCCGGGAGAAAGCAGAAGCTTACCTGAAAAACCTGCCACCAGGGCATGAGCATGACCTTGACCCTCTTTTTCTTACACTTGAAGAGGAAAGAGAAAAAGCCAGGGAAGACATGCTTGATTACCTGGACAGTGAAAAGTACAGCCGTTTTAAAAAAGATTTTTCGGAATTTCTGGACTTTCCGGAAACCTGGACTCTACCCACAAGTACGGAAAAACATGATTCTCTACCGCACAGGGTAAAGGATGTCCTTCCTTCTATCCTCTACGCCCGTTTAGCCGATATAAGCGCCTATTCCGAATGGTTAGAAGGACCCTATGTTTCTATTGAGAGGCTGCACAGGCTCAGGATTGCAGCCAAAGGGCTACGTTATACTCTGGAATTCTTTGAGAGTGTCCTTGGAAAAGAAGTTGAGGGTCTGATCAAGGATTTCAAAGTTTTGCAGGACCACCTTGGAGACCTTCATGACGCAGCAGTTGCAACTGAAATGCTGGGTGCTTATCTAAAGACAGGAGCCTGGGAACTTCCAGGAAGTGAAAAGGTATCAAATGAAAAAAAACAAGTAACCGAAAATCCTGAAGGAATTGAAGCTTACCTCGCCTATAGAGAAGCAGAGCTTTTAACATTACTTGACACTTTTCCGGAAGCCTGGGAAAAAGTCCAGACAGGCGAGTTTAGAAAGGAAATTGAAAGTGAGATCAGAAGCCTGTATGAGGTCCACTGA